Proteins encoded together in one Lathyrus oleraceus cultivar Zhongwan6 chromosome 5, CAAS_Psat_ZW6_1.0, whole genome shotgun sequence window:
- the LOC127084572 gene encoding uncharacterized protein LOC127084572: MGLSPKHSPRTPTYLFPCVIALSFFSLTGLLLYKVDDVVSRTGTVVGHNLEPTPWHVFPTKPFDEETRQSRAYKIIQCSYLTCRNAVSGGSGRLGYAAGDAKAKAPTCPDFFKAIRRDLEPWMKTRISEGHLAEAQKYAAFRVVIVGGKMFVDWYYACVQSRAMFTVWGLLQLLRKYPGLVPDVDLMFDCMDKPSINKTEHNSKPLPLFRYCTTKEHFDIPFPDWSFWGWSEINIKPWREEFPDIKQGSQAVSWRDRKQLAYWKGNPDVLSPIRTELLNCNDSKAWGAEILRQDWVAAAKSGFKESKLSKQCNHRYKIYAEGYAWSVSLKYILSCGSVTLIITPQYEDFFTRGLIPLQNFIPINPLDLCPSIKRAVDWGNMHPREAEVLGKRGQDYMETLNMDRVYDYMFHLISEYSKLLNFKPTPPSSALEVCAESVLCFADEKQTLFLNSTKVSPSQTPPCTIKYV, translated from the exons ATGGGTCTCTCTCCCAAACACTCTCCTCGTACCCCAACTTATCTCTTTCCATGTGTCATCGCTCTCTCTTTCTTCTCTCTTACTGGCCTTCTTCTCTACAAG GTGGACGACGTTGTCAGCCGAACCGGAACCGTGGTAGGTCACAACCTAGAACCAACGCCGTGGCACGTTTTCCCTACGAAACCATTCGACGAAGAGACTCGTCAGAGCAGAGCCTACAAAATCATACAGTGTTCATATCTCACATGCCGTAACGCGGTCTCCGGTGGCAGCGGACGACTCGGTTACGCTGCCGGAGATGCGAAAGCGAAAGCGCCGACTTGTCCTGATTTTTTCAAGGCGATCCGGAGAGATCTGGAGCCGTGGATGAAAACCAGAATTTCGGAGGGGCATTTGGCGGAAGCGCAAAAGTATGCGGCTTTTAGAGTGGTGATTGTTGGAGGGAAGATGTTTGTTGATTGGTATTATGCTTGTGTTCAGAGTAGGGCTATGTTTACTGTTTGGGGTTTGTTGCAGCTTTTGAGGAAGTACCCTGGGTTGGTTCCTGATGTGGATTTGATGTTTGATTGCATGGATAAGCCTAGTATTAACAAAACTGAACATAATTCAAAGCCTTTGCCACTCTTTCGATATTGTACCACAAAGGAACATTTTGATATACCTTTTCCTGATTGGTCCTTCTGGGGATG GTCAGAGATAAATATTAAACCGTGGCGGGAAGAGTTCCCAGATATCAAACAAGGTTCTCAAGCTGTAAGTTGGCGAGATAGGAAGCAGCTAGCATACTGGAAAGGAAATCCAGATGTTTTATCTCCTATTCGTACAGAATTACTAAATTGCAATGATTCTAAAGCGTGGGGAGCAGAAATTTTGCGTCAG GATTGGGTTGCAGCTGCTAAAAGTGGCTTTAAGGAATCAAAACTTTCAAAACAGTGCAATCACAG GTATAAGATCTATGCTGAAGGGTATGCATGGTCTGTGAGTTTGAAATATATTCTCTCATGTGGTTCTGTTACACTAATTATAACACCTCAGTATGAAGACTTTTTCACTCGTGGCCTTATTCCACTTCAAAACTTTATTCCTATTAATCCTCTAGATCTATGTCCATCTATAAAGCGTGCCGTAGACTGGGGAAATATGCACCCGAGAGAG GCAGAGGTGTTGGGAAAAAGAGGGCAGGACTATATGGAAACCTTAAACATGGATCGAGTTTATGATTACATGTTCCACCTTATCTCGGAATACTCGAAACTTCTCAACTTCAAGCCTACTCCACCGTCATCTGCCTTGGAAGTTTGCGCTGAATCTGTTCTTTGCTTTGCTGATGAGAAGCAGACGTTATTCCTTAATAGTACAAAGGTCTCCCCTTCACAAACACCTCCCTGTACTATCAAATATGTCTAG